In one Oryza glaberrima chromosome 2, OglaRS2, whole genome shotgun sequence genomic region, the following are encoded:
- the LOC127763042 gene encoding dof zinc finger protein 2 isoform X1 → MDAAHWHQGLGLVKPMEEMLMGANPNPNGSSNQPPPPPSSAASAQRPIAPPAAAAAAGAGAAGAGAGTERRARPQKEKALNCPRCNSTNTKFCYYNNYSLQQPRYFCKTCRRYWTEGGSLRNVPVGGGSRKNKRSSSSVVPSAAASASTSAAVSGSVPVGLAAKNPKLMHEGAQDLNLAFPHHRGRALQPPEFTAFPSLESSSVCNPGGNLAAANGAGGRGSVGAFSAMELLRSTGCYVPLPQMAPLGMPAEYAAAGFHLGEFRMPPPPQQQQQQQAQTVLGFSLDTHGAGAGGGSGVFGACSAGLQESAAGRLLFPFEDLKPVVSAAAGDANSGGDHQYDHGKNQGGGGGVIGGHEAPGFWNSSMIGNGSSNGGGGGGSW, encoded by the exons ATGGATGCGGCCCACTGGCATCAG GGGCTAGGGCTAGTGAAGCCCATGGAAGAGATGCTGATGGGTGCAAATCCAAATCCTAATGGGAGCTCAAatcagccaccgccaccgccgtcctcggCGGCCAGCGCCCAGCGGCCTATCGCCCCACCGGCGGCtgcagcggccgccggcgcgggcgccgccggagcTGGGGCTGGCACGgagcgccgcgcgcggccgcagAAGGAGAAGGCGCTCAACTGCCCGCGGTGCAACTCGACGAACACCAAGTTCTGCTACTACAACAACTACAGCCTCCAGCAGCCGCGCTACTTCTGCAAGACGTGCCGCCGCTACTGGACGGAGGGCGGCTCGCTCCGCAAcgtccccgtcggcggcggctcacggaagaACAAGCGCTCGTCGTCCTCGGTGGTGCcgtcggcggccgcgtcggcctccacctccgcggcgGTGTCCGGCTCGGTCCCCGTGGGGCTGGCGGCCAAGAACCCGAAGCTGATGCACGAGGGAGCGCAGGACCTCAACCTAGCGTTCCCGCACCACCGCGGCCGCGCCCTGCAGCCGCCGGAGTTCACGGCGTTCCCGAGCTTGGAGAGCAGCAGCGTGTGCAACCCCGGAGGCAAcctggcggcggcgaacggcgccGGTGGCAGGGGCAGCGTGGGCGCGTTCTCGGCGATGGAGTTGCTGAGGAGCACCGGCTGCTACGTTCCGCTGCCGCAGATGGCGCCGCTAGGGATGCCGGCGGAGTACGCAGCCGCGGGGTTCCATCTCGGCGAGTTCCgcatgccaccgccgccacagcagcagcagcagcaacaagctCAGACCGTGCTCGGTTTCTCCCTGGACACGCACGGCGCGGGTGcaggcggcggctccggggtgTTCGGCGCGTGCAGCGCTGGGTTGCAAGAGAGCGCGGCGGGCAGGTTGCTGTTCCCCTTCGAGGACCTGAAGCCGGTGGTGAGCGCCGCGGCTGGCGACGCGAACAGCGGCGGCGATCATCAGTACGACCACGGCAAGAAccaaggtggtggcggcggcgtcatcgGTGGCCATGAGGCCCCAGGGTTCTGGAATAGCAGCATGATCGGCAACggcagcagcaatggcggcggcggcggcggttcttgGTAA
- the LOC127763042 gene encoding dof zinc finger protein 2 isoform X2 has protein sequence MEEMLMGANPNPNGSSNQPPPPPSSAASAQRPIAPPAAAAAAGAGAAGAGAGTERRARPQKEKALNCPRCNSTNTKFCYYNNYSLQQPRYFCKTCRRYWTEGGSLRNVPVGGGSRKNKRSSSSVVPSAAASASTSAAVSGSVPVGLAAKNPKLMHEGAQDLNLAFPHHRGRALQPPEFTAFPSLESSSVCNPGGNLAAANGAGGRGSVGAFSAMELLRSTGCYVPLPQMAPLGMPAEYAAAGFHLGEFRMPPPPQQQQQQQAQTVLGFSLDTHGAGAGGGSGVFGACSAGLQESAAGRLLFPFEDLKPVVSAAAGDANSGGDHQYDHGKNQGGGGGVIGGHEAPGFWNSSMIGNGSSNGGGGGGSW, from the coding sequence ATGGAAGAGATGCTGATGGGTGCAAATCCAAATCCTAATGGGAGCTCAAatcagccaccgccaccgccgtcctcggCGGCCAGCGCCCAGCGGCCTATCGCCCCACCGGCGGCtgcagcggccgccggcgcgggcgccgccggagcTGGGGCTGGCACGgagcgccgcgcgcggccgcagAAGGAGAAGGCGCTCAACTGCCCGCGGTGCAACTCGACGAACACCAAGTTCTGCTACTACAACAACTACAGCCTCCAGCAGCCGCGCTACTTCTGCAAGACGTGCCGCCGCTACTGGACGGAGGGCGGCTCGCTCCGCAAcgtccccgtcggcggcggctcacggaagaACAAGCGCTCGTCGTCCTCGGTGGTGCcgtcggcggccgcgtcggcctccacctccgcggcgGTGTCCGGCTCGGTCCCCGTGGGGCTGGCGGCCAAGAACCCGAAGCTGATGCACGAGGGAGCGCAGGACCTCAACCTAGCGTTCCCGCACCACCGCGGCCGCGCCCTGCAGCCGCCGGAGTTCACGGCGTTCCCGAGCTTGGAGAGCAGCAGCGTGTGCAACCCCGGAGGCAAcctggcggcggcgaacggcgccGGTGGCAGGGGCAGCGTGGGCGCGTTCTCGGCGATGGAGTTGCTGAGGAGCACCGGCTGCTACGTTCCGCTGCCGCAGATGGCGCCGCTAGGGATGCCGGCGGAGTACGCAGCCGCGGGGTTCCATCTCGGCGAGTTCCgcatgccaccgccgccacagcagcagcagcagcaacaagctCAGACCGTGCTCGGTTTCTCCCTGGACACGCACGGCGCGGGTGcaggcggcggctccggggtgTTCGGCGCGTGCAGCGCTGGGTTGCAAGAGAGCGCGGCGGGCAGGTTGCTGTTCCCCTTCGAGGACCTGAAGCCGGTGGTGAGCGCCGCGGCTGGCGACGCGAACAGCGGCGGCGATCATCAGTACGACCACGGCAAGAAccaaggtggtggcggcggcgtcatcgGTGGCCATGAGGCCCCAGGGTTCTGGAATAGCAGCATGATCGGCAACggcagcagcaatggcggcggcggcggcggttcttgGTAA